A single Penaeus vannamei isolate JL-2024 chromosome 22, ASM4276789v1, whole genome shotgun sequence DNA region contains:
- the msps gene encoding cytoskeleton-associated protein 5 isoform X2 — protein MEEDTEYLKLPLEDRCIHKLWKARLSGYEECTKHFPKIVDERSPEFNKFAPLMKKFVTDSNAVAQEKALEAVLAYVENAHVAGRTAGDVTNGIVQKCLAAPKRGTQEKALEVILMYCEIEKYEVVQEELMKGFTQKNPKVVAASVRAVTTALREFGPKVMNPKPLIKQMHTLLEDRDKNVREESKKMVIEMYRWIRQALKPQMSSLKPVQIQELEAEFDKLGNEKVVQTRFLRSQQDLKAKMEAQGDEEEEEDEEVEPDAPELDPFEFMEPVDILSKLPKDFYEKAEATKWKDRKEAVDLLLPLTQNPKLESGDYHDLMKVLKKIIGKDSNVMIVAVAAQCLTGLAKGLKKKFSPFALSFTETILEKFKEKKVNVVSALRDAIDAVFQATNIEAIQETVSGALANKNPQVKAETAAFLSRAFCYCTPTVFNKKLLKVYITDLVKTLNESDPTVRDNSAMALGVMLKVVGEKQLMVFIGEVENLKMQKIKEAADKAELKVKISAPKAKKPAPKKEAPPPAAEPPPSTTAPPKKVIKAGVKPGASSAGPAKGKKRLKGGGGGGGGGAGGGVLEECTEAELSIEDAVEKASEVLPEDVVSGVTDANWKTRLAAVESFGNTIQTLDRSEIPCQALVRVLAQKPGFKDNNFQVLKLRLEALKNLAENSDFTRRSGEVCIQDLVEKLGDPKNGSLCGEVLMTIAEAAKLQWVGPEVMTRAFEQKSPKIQEMALKWLSDAITDFGFVLQPKALIGDIKKALAHTNPGVRTAGISLCGTIYLYMGATLRVFFEDEKPALLQQIDSEFEKMNGTSPPAPTRGLNRGSSTENDDDADDVDSGPAVINVQDLVPRTNISDQLTSTLFTELADKNWKVRNEALQKVSNIISEAKFIKGDISELPTALCARMMDTNKNLALEALRLTASLSAALGPNCKPHTRNIVPGMLAALGDSKQNIRQQALSTLNSWVEQTGLKETVDGEVFADALKSGSPFLKSELFLWMAEKLKDAPPKSVNKEELHACTQYLFMALEDRNADVRKGANEAVLPFMIHLGYDGMVKHTNKVKPSSKNTVMQALEKAKPNLPAKPQPKPKAAAGGGTGRGAAAAAAERPQASAPAAGRGAAAGVKKGLRAPSATRTYERYWGSGSSRKDQEEVDTSPLLQVNNLKQQRASDEQRLRVLRWDFTTPRQEFITQLKDQMTAAGLNRQLMSNMFHQDFKFHIKAIDALNEDLNSNLPACIANLDLVLKWLTIRFFDTNPSVIMKAMDYLQQVFQCVSEEGYHLLDLEAYSFLPFLVTKFGDPKDAIRGPARNIAKLICNIYPASKVSPYMMDGLKAKNARQRAECLEAMGNLIEVYGMSVCQPSPGVALKEIAKQIADRDNSVRNAALNALVQVYFREGEKVFKLVGNLSDKDMSLLEERIKRAAKNRPVIKKPPVEPEVPTVRGGGASGRANRVIPTPAQPAPVITREREGADGATGGEQSSLLKRMQRDPSWSLESVDRSQEDLNWSPLVHHKPPRYASAAAMSSISSLSSMSNLSMGSINNSSSNMTVNKRPNKPMSSRLNGDWPLPPLRTRPVSTVTLEHARRISRSLSFVLGEPDEDSQIEEKSSTRKGASHTLPPLSPDMPPLLTRTVTSPHFSGFGMRNQQQQQSSANANAPFKIDYGLIEKLLEDNDTTERPQYKIEEIPDMNSLLNYKPVCPTPASRLTRPGFTATSRPVSSGAQIDTEGAAQAINLVISQVATPDANTVITALSQLDEVLQSEERSTQLAPHIDQLLILATLQYRLVLNTKMANPNVNKEECIKIYRSLTNCLMMIFNNKQLGTQATRDVLRDVVHVLINILLDPRLAQLEDGPQIIRAINVLVVRIVEKAQFTHVFSALLKLLHESVGSGGGCKFTELVMKCNWKVIRILPTRSNDLDLDQILLDVHNFLVAYPVNTWAERPSDTPLRTIKTVIHTLCKVYGTNILSHFSKIENAQGSELHKYLTKTLKKPKTEDDGGVGDSNRLAAAQVTSDSAESVKSPKRLSKTAHNTLSEIFRKIGSKENTKEGLIQLYEFKQKHPEADIEPFLRKSSQFFQNYIERGLKRVEMERQAEGKVAASQASENGSNSGPLASIQVPDTANFNMNELVAQFKSIAARAGFDNTYIDTAVKDICSAENKGSGERLDISEYIKTLSSDYGIEQNKEQFSSHDQ, from the exons ATGGAAGAAGACACAGAATACCTCAAGCTTCCCCTGGAGGACAGGTGTATCCACAAA CTCTGGAAGGCACGATTGAGTGGATATGAAGAATGCACAAAGCACTTCCCTAAGATTGTGGATGAACGGTCCCCAGAATTCAACAAATTTGCTCCTCTTATGAAAAAATTTGTAACCGATAGCAATGCAGTTGCACAAGAGAAAGCATTGGAAGCTGTACTGGCTTATGTGGAAAATGCACATGTGGCTGGAAG GACGGCAGGAGATGTTACAAATGGAATTGTTCAGAAATGCTTAGCAGCACCAAAACGCGGTACACAGGAAAAAGCGTTGGAGGTGATCCTCATGTACTGTGAAATTGAGAAATATGAAGTGGTTCAAGAGGAACTAATGAAAGGTTTTACACAAAAAAATCCCAAAGTTGTTGCTGCATCTGTACGAGCAGTAACAACCGCTTTGAG AGAATTTGGCCCAAAGGTTATGAACCCTAAGCCACTAATAAAGCAGATGCACACACTTCTGGAGGACAGGGACAAAAATGTACGCGAGGAGAGCAAAAAGATGGTCATTGAGATGTATAGGTGGATTCGACAGGCCCTCAAACCACAGATGTCTTCCTTGAAACCTGTGCAG ATCCAAGAATTGGAAGCAGAATTTGACAAGCTTGGCAATGAGAAGGTGGTCCAGACACGCTTCCTTCGTTCACAGCAGGACCTAAAGGCTAAAATGGAAGCtcaaggagatgaagaggaagaggaag ATGAAGAAGTAGAGCCAGATGCCCCAGAACTGGATCCATTCGAATTCATGGAACCAGTCGACATCCTCTCAAAACTTCCAAAAGATTTCTATGAAAAG GCTGAAGCTACGAAATGGAAGGATCGTAAAGAAGCAGTAGACCTTCTCCTGCCGCTGACCCAGAATCCAAAATTAGAGAGTGGAGATTACCATGATCTTATGAAGGTTCTTAAAAAG ATCATTGGGAAGGACAGCAATGTAATGATCGTAGCAGTGGCTGCCCAGTGCTTGACAGGATTGGCCAAGGGTTTGAAGAAAAAGTTTTCGCCTTTTGCCTTATCCTTCACAGAGACCATCTTAGAGAAATTCAAAGAGAAGAAGGTCAATGTTGTCTCAGCTCTCAGGGATGCCATTGATGCTGTTTTCCAGGCG ACTAATATTGAAGCTATCCAAGAGACTGTTAGTGGTGCTTTGGCAAACAAGAATCCTCAAGTGAAGGCAGAGACTGCGGCTTTCTTGTCACGGGCGTTTTGTTACTGCACACCAACAGTCTTTAATAAGAAGCTGTTGAAAGTATATATTACAGATCTTGTAAAAACACTCAATGAATCAG ATCCAACTGTCCGTGATAATTCAGCTATGGCTCTTGGTGTAATGTTGAAAGTTGTTGGTGAGAAGCAGTTGATGGTATTCATTGGAGAAGTGGAAAATCTAAAGATGCAGAAG ATTAAAGAAGCAGCAGACAAAGCTGAGCTGAAGGTCAAAATCTCGGCACCCAAGGCAAAGAAACCAGCACCAAAGAAAGAGGCACCTCCACCGGCAGCTGAGCCTCCCCCTTCAACCACAGCTCCACCGAAGAAAGTTATAAAAGCTGGCGTCAAACCAGGAGCCTCATCAGCAGGGCCGGCCAAAGGGAAAAAAC GtttaaaaggaggaggtggaggtggtggtggtggagcaggaggtggagtcCTAGAGGAATGCACAGAAGCAGAACTATCAATAGAAGATGCTGTTGAGAAAGCGAGTGAAGTCCTGCCTGAGGATGTTGTCAGTGGAGTTACGGATGCCAATTGGAAGACCAGATTGGCTGCTGTTGAATCCTTTGGTAAT ACTATCCAGACGCTTGACCGGAGTGAAATCCCATGCCAAGCATTAGTAAGAGTTCTGGCACAAAAGCCAGGCTTCAAGGACAACAATTTCCAGGTTCTTAAACTCAGACTAGAAGCTCTCAAAAACTTAGCTGAGAACTCGGACTTTACCCG ACGCTCTGGAGAAGTATGCATCCAAGACCTTGTAGAGAAACTAGGTGATCCAAAGAATGGTTCTTTGTGTGGAGAGGTTCTGATGACCATAGCAGAGGCTGCCAAGCTACAGTGGGTTGGGCCTGAGGTTATGACTAGAGCCTTTGAACAGAAGAGTCCAAAGATTCAGGAAATGGCACTGAAGTGGTTATCAGATGCCATCACAGATTTTGGATTTGT ACTGCAACCAAAAGCTCTTATTGGTGACATTAAGAAGGCCTTAGCACATACCAACCCTGGTGTGAGAACAGCCGGAATCTCCCTCTGTGGTACAATATACCTTTACATGGGAGCTACACTCAGGGTCTTCTTTGAGGATGAGAAGCCAGCTCTTTTGCAGCAAATTGATTCAGAATTTGAGAAG ATGAATGGCACAAGTCCTCCAGCTCCTACAAGAGGCCTTAATCGGGGCAGCAGTacagaaaacgatgatgatgctgatgatgttgatTCAGGACCAGCTGTCATAAACGTTCAAGATCTTGTACCCCGAACTAATATCAGCGATCAGCTAACATCTACACTCTTTACAGAATTGGCTGATAAAAATTGGAAG gTGAGAAATGAAGCCCTACAGAAGGTTTCCAACATTATCTCAGAGGCCAAATTTATTAAGGGTGACATTAGTGAACTACCTACTGCTCTGTGTGCTCGAATGATGGACACTAACAAAAATTTAGCTCTGGAAGCGCTGAGATTAACTGCATCTCTCTCTGCTGCGCTTGGACCAAATTGCAAGCCTCATACAAGGAACATTGTGCCAGGAATGTTAGCTGCTCTTGGAGACAGCAAG cAAAATATTCGTCAGCAGGCATTAAGCACTCTTAACTCATGGGTGGAACAAACAGGTCTGAAAGAAACGGTTGATGGTGAAGTATTTGCtgatgccttgaaatctggctcTCCCTTCCTGAAGTCTGAGCTGTTCTTGTGGATGGCAGAGAAACTGAAAGATG CACCCCCTAAATCTGTGAACAAAGAAGagttacatgcatgcacacagtaCCTCTTCATGGCCCTAGAAGATCGTAATGCTGATGTCCGGAAAGGTGCTAATGAAGCTGTTCTGCCGTTCATGATACATTTAGGATATGATGGAATGGTGAAGCATACCAACAAAGTCAAG CCTTCATCAAAGAACACTGTGATGCAAGCTCTAGAGAAGGCTAAACCCAACCTCCCAGCTAAGCCTCAGCCCAAGCCAAAGGCAGCTGCTGGTGGAGGAACTGGCCGAGGGGCGGCAGCTGCTGCTGCAGAAAGGCCACAGGCAAGTGCCCCAGCTGCAGGCAGGGGAGCTGCTGCTGGAGTCAAAAAGGGCCTGAGGGCCCCATCGGCAACACGCACA TATGAGCGGTATTGG GGTTCTGGATCAAGTCGCAAAGACCAGGAAGAGGTCGACACATCGCCACTCCTCCAGGTGAATAACCTAAAGCAGCAGCGTGCTTCAGATGAGCAGAGGCTTAGGGTCCTGCGCTGGGACTTCACAACCCCTCGGCAGGAGTTCATCACCCAATTGAAGGATCAGATGACGGCAGCAGGACTTAACAGACAGCTGATGTCAAATATGTTCCATCAGGATTTCAAATTCCATATCAAGGCTATTGATGCTTTGAATGAG GACCTCAACTCAAACCTCCCAGCTTGCATCGCCAATCTGGATTTGGTATTGAAGTGGTTAACTATCCGGTTCTTCGACACTAACCCATCGGTGATCATGAAGGCGATGGATTACCTGCAGCAGGTGTTCCAGTGTGTGTCAGAAGAAGGCTATCACCTCCTGGACCTTGAAGCTTATTCCTTCCTGCCTTTCTTAGTTACCAAG tTTGGTGACCCTAAGGATGCTATTAGAGGAcctgcaagaaatattgctaagttGATTTGCAATATATACCCAGCTAGCAAAGTATCTCCATACATGATGGATGGTCTTAAAGCAAAGAATGCAAGGCAGAGAGCAG AATGCTTGGAGGCCATGGGCAACTTGATAGAAGTGTATGGAATGTCAGTGTGTCAACCATCTCCTGGTGTAGCACTTAAAGAAATAGCCAAACAGATTGCTGATAGAGATAACTCCGTCAGAAATGCTGCTCTCAATGCCCTGGTGCAGGTGTATTTCCGTGAAGGTGAAAAGGTTTTCAAACTCGTTGGAAAT CTGTCAGACAAGGATATGAGTTTACTTGAAGAGCGCATCAAACGTGCTGCCAAGAACAGACCGGTTATTAAGAAGCCACCTGTCGAACCAGAAGTGCCCACTGTCAGAGGTGGTGGAGCAAGTGGTCGAGCTAATCGTGTCATCCCAACCCCAGCTCAACCAGCGCCAGtgattacaagagagagagaaggtgctgATGGAGCAACAGGAGGAGAACAGAGCAGTCTTCTAAAGag AATGCAGAGGGATCCCAGCTGGAGTCTAGAGTCAGTAGATAGAAGCCAGGAAGACCTAAATTGGTCACCTCTTGTACACCACAAACCACCTCGCTATGCATCAGCTGCCGCTATGAGTAGCATAAGCAGCCTCAGTAGCATGAGTAACCTAAGTATGGGCAGCATAAACAACTCCAGTTCCAATATGACGGTCAACAAGCGTCCGAACAAGCCTATGAGTAGCCGACTGAATGGAGACTGGCCACTGCCTCCCTTGCGAACACGACCTGTTAGCACAGTGACGCTGGAACATGCAAGACGCATTTCCCGTTCACTCTCATTTGTTTTGGGCGAACCTGATGAAGACAGTCAGATAGAAGAGAAATCCTCTACACGCAAGGGAGCCTCTCATACACTGCCTCCTCTTTCGCCTGACATGCCTCCTCTTCTCACAAGAACTGTCACTTCACCTCACTTCTCTGG ATTTGGAATGCgaaaccagcagcagcagcaatcaaGTGCGAATGCAAATGCACCGTTCAAGATCGATTATGGTCTCATAGAAAAACTACTTGAGGACAATGACACCACAGAAAGACCCCAATACAAGATTGAGGAAATCCCTGATATGAACTCGTTACTCAACTACAAACCAGTCTGCCCAACTCCAGCCTCCAG ACTCACCAGACCAGGATTCACTGCAACCTCACGGCCAGTGTCTTCAGGAGCACAGATTGACACTGAAGGTGCTGCTCAAGCAATTAATCTGGTTATATCACAG GTCGCCACCCCAGATGCCAATACTGTTATCACGGCTCTGTCTCAGCTGGATGAGGTCCTGCAGTCGGAGGAGAGAAGTACCCAGCTGGCTCCACACATTGACCAGCTGTTGATTCTGGCCACTCTCCAGTACCGTCTTGTCCTAAACACCAAAATGGCCAACCCCAATGTGAACAAAGAGGAGTGCATCAAAATATACCGCTCTCTAACTAACTGTTTGATGATG ATCTTCAATAACAAGCAACTGGGAACCCAAGCTACACGAGATGTTCTCCGGGATGTGGTCCATGTTTTGATTAACATCTTGTTAGATCCTCGTCTAGCACAGCTGGAGGATGGTCCACAGATCATTCGAGCAATCAATGTACTTGTTGTACGCATTGTGGAGAAAGCACAATTTACTCATGTATTTAG TGCCCTTCTCAAGCTTCTACATGAGAGtgtgggaagtggaggagggtgcAAGTTCACAGAACTTGTGATGAAGTGTAACTGGAAGGTTATTCGCATTCTGCCAACACGATCCAATGACCTAGATCTTGACCAGATTCTCCTGGATGTTCACAATTTCCTTGTG GCTTATCCAGTCAACACCTGGGCAGAGCGGCCATCAGATACTCCTTTGCGCACCATTAAGACTGTTATTCATACATTATGTAAGGTATATGGCACGAACATCCTCAGTCACTTCTCCAAAATTGAAAATGCTCAAGGCTCGGAACTCCACAAGTACCTCACAAAGACGCTGAAG AAACCGAAGACtgaagatgatggaggtgttggagACAGTAACAGACTAGCAGCTGCTCAAGTCACGAGTGATTCAGCAGAAAGTGTAAAATCCCCGAAGAGATTAAGCAAAACAGCTCACAACACACTATCCGAAATATTCCGCAAAATTGGCTCAAAGGAGAACACAAAAGAG gGCTTGATTCAGTTGTATGAATTCAAGCAGAAGCATCCAGAGGCAGACATTGAACCCTTCTTGAGAAAGTCATCACAGTTCTTCCAGAACTACATAGAAAGAGGACTGAAGAGAGTGGAGATGGAGCGGCAAGCAGAAGGAAAAGTGGCTGCCAGTCAGGCTTCAGAAAATGGGTCAAATTCAG GACCCTTGGCTTCCATCCAAGTACCAGACACAGCCAACTTCAACATGAATGAGCTTGTAGCTCAATTCAAGTCTATTGCTGCCCGCGCCGGCTTTGACAACACCTACATTGATACTGCGGTCAAGGATATATGTAGTGCTGAAAATAAGGGCTCAGGTGAACGACTTGACATCTCAGAATATATCAAGACTTTGTCATCTGACTATGGAATAGAACAGAACAAGGAACAGTTCAGTTCTCATGATCAGTGA